In a genomic window of Henningerozyma blattae CBS 6284 chromosome 9, complete genome:
- the ISF1 gene encoding Isf1p (similar to Saccharomyces cerevisiae MBR1 (YKL093W) and ISF1 (YMR081C); ancestral locus Anc_2.488), with translation MFHSDIFERDVQDPCSYACDSADAPVHLQPYDPQPYESQPYPYPYPGVNPNVNPGVNPNLNSLSLSQSHPSLSPQPHSPAPRRCRTNSSTLILRLSRQSSRAELGASDLPALLASPGFTSPAAPTPPPSAFRDPALRDPACPDVPEHGLARSLSLSTTPLFTTSSNTCSAIPTHLYGLEKYVDSHLVDAFQGSPQSDDAESFASDDDDSDDDQLTIGHVARDTLTKRCSVPVSPISPASPKNSARHFISKKFWLNSLNFNHHHGSGSGSGSVSTSASASASAATNADPSASPSAHAFSIDSKKNIPKKPLTPKRNSVIKLSLSKSFA, from the coding sequence ATGTTCCACTCAGACATCTTCGAGCGTGACGTCCAGGACCCTTGCAGCTACGCTTGCGACTCTGCCGACGCACCCGTGCACCTCCAGCCCTACGACCCTCAGCCCTACGAGTCCCAGCCCTATCCCTATCCCTATCCCGGTGTAAATCCCAATGTAAATCCCGGTGTAAATCCCAATTTGAATTCCCTATCCCTATCCCAGTCACACCCGTCTCTTTCTCCGCAGCCCCACTCGCCAGCGCCCAGACGTTGCCGCACAAACAGCTCCACGCTGATCCTGCGCCTGTCCCGCCAGAGCTCACGTGCCGAGCTCGGCGCTTCGGACCTTCCTGCGCTGCTGGCCAGCCCAGGATTTACGTCGCCAGCCGCACCGACCCCGCCACCGTCTGCATTCCGTGACCCCGCATTGCGCGACCCAGCGTGTCCAGACGTTCCAGAACACGGTCTGGCTCGCTCACTCTCGCTTTCCACGACTCCCCTGTTCACCACCAGCTCCAACACCTGCTCGGCAATCCCCACCCATCTGTATGGTCTAGAGAAATACGTCGATTCCCACCTGGTCGATGCGTTCCAAGGGTCGCCCCAGTCTGATGATGCTGAAAGCTTTGCCTCTGACGATGACGATAGTGACGACGATCAATTGACTATCGGCCACGTGGCTCGTGACACGCTGACCAAACGTTGTTCAGTGCCGGTGTCGCCTATTTCTCCTGCAAGTCCCAAGAATTCAGCCAGGCATTTTATTTCCAAGAAATTCTGGCTCAATTCTTTGAACTTCAACCACCATCATGGGAGTGGGAGTGGGAGTGGGAGTGTAAGTACAAGTGCAAGTGCAAGTGCAAGTGCAGCCACGAATGCAGACCCAAGTGCCAGCCCAAGCGCGCATGCGTTTTCTATAGATtcgaaaaaaaacattccCAAGAAACCATTGACTCCCAAGAGAAACTCAGTAATAAAACTCTCCTTATCCAAATCGTTTGCCTAA
- the CWP2 gene encoding Cwp2p (similar to Saccharomyces cerevisiae CWP2 (YKL096W-A); ancestral locus Anc_2.484), translated as MLADSQTRKLTSKQAHNSSSWQNVYKAATIASKNNFHPPFQLNTQTHSLIQLLILSLFTMQTSFLVAALFSAVAVNAANDAISQITDGQIQAPAKTESATKTETTAPATTKAETTAPTVKVQTANGANKNALGCGAIAAIAAGLLM; from the coding sequence ATGCTTGCAGACTCGCAGACTCGCAAACTCACAAGCAAACAAGCTCACAACAGCTCCAGCTGGCAAAACGTATATAAGGCGGCCACAATCGCATCCAAGAACAACTTCCATCCTCCCTTCCAACTCAACACCCAAACACACTCGCTTATCCAACTCTTAATCCTTTCTCTATTCACAATGCAAACCTCTTTCTTAGTCGCCGCTCTTTTCTCTGCCGTTGCCGTCAACGCTGCCAACGACGCTATCTCCCAAATCACCGATGGTCAAATCCAAGCTCCAGCCAAGACTGAATCTGCCACCAAGACCGAAACCACTGCTCCAGCCACTACCAAGGCTGAAACCACTGCTCCAACCGTCAAAGTCCAAACTGCTAACGGTGCTAACAAGAACGCTTTGGGCTGTGGTGCCATTGCCGCCATTGCTGCTGGTTTGTTGATGTAA
- the UTP11 gene encoding rRNA-processing protein UTP11 (similar to Saccharomyces cerevisiae UTP11 (YKL099C); ancestral locus Anc_2.482), whose product MAKLVHNTQKKQHRERSQTAARSRLGFLEKHKDYVKRAQDYHAKQNTLKILRAKAQSRNEDEFYYGMNNKTISQPRSNINTNLSTDEIKLLKSQDLNYINTMHAMHKKSIEKQVSNLALPSTNSKHTIFVDSKSQLKTFDPKAYFKTTDALLYNKSNRLQKDQLQRADIKNSNTLITPADNTSKKLKNLNVLKSKYENLEKLSNVQSILKQQKILMNSKVGSKKMVKNGVTYFKFNKQRSR is encoded by the coding sequence ATGGCAAAATTAGTCCACAACActcaaaaaaaacaacataGAGAACGGTCCCAAACAGCCGCAAGGTCTCGTCTGGGGTTTCTAGAAAAGCACAAGGATTACGTCAAGAGAGCTCAAGACTACCATGCCAAACAAAACACTTTGAAAATCCTTCGTGCAAAGGCTCAGTCCAGAAACGAAGATGAGTTCTATTACGGCATGAACAACAAAACAATCTCCCAACCAAGGTCGAACATAAACACCAACCTATCCACCGACGAAATCAAGCTGTTGAAATCCCAGGATCTAAACTACATCAACACAATGCATGCCATGCACAAGAAGAGCATAGAAAAACAAGTCTCGAACCTGGCCTTGCCCAGCACAAACTCAAAACACACCATCTTTGTCGATTCCAAATCACAATTGAAAACCTTCGACCCAAAGGCCTATTTCAAAACAACAGACGCCTTGTTGTACAACAAATCAAACCGTTTGCAAAAGGACCAATTACAAAGAGCAGACATTAAAAACTCAAACACTCTCATCACTCCTGCAGATAACACTTCCAAGAAGTTGAAGAACTTGAACGTTTTGAAATCCAAATAcgaaaatttggaaaaattatcaaacgTCCAATCCATTTTAAAACaacagaaaatattgatgaattcAAAAGTTGGATCCAAGAAAATGGTGAAAAACGGCGTCACCTATTTCAAGTTCAATAAACAGAGAAGTCGATAA